One part of the Pecten maximus chromosome 9, xPecMax1.1, whole genome shotgun sequence genome encodes these proteins:
- the LOC117334476 gene encoding leucine-rich repeat extensin-like protein 5, whose product MFSSKYHSLKKNLTNKIRNRHTYQFQMHYQQIGAFGQLAHKIFTIKTIQKKSAIWYCCNWQTRILKASLLSSSSSSVGSMLPPDLVTRWFPPHLPPVVSLQISSPGGSSPPSSPVVSLQISSPGGSSPPSSPVVSLQISSPGGSSPPSSPVVSLQISSPGGSSPPSSPVVSLQISSPGGSSPPSSPVVSLQISSPGGSSPPSSPVVSLQILSPAGSSPPSSPVGSMLPPDLVTRWFLPTFLSSGVPPDLVTRWFLPTFLSSSVPPDLVTRWFLPNFLSSGVPPDLVTRWFLPTFLSSGVPPDLVTRWFLPTFLSSGVPPDLVTRWFCLTFLSSGVPPDLVTRWFLPTFLSSDVPPDLVTRWFLPTFLSSGIPQDLVTRWFLPTFLSSGVPPDIVTRWFLPLCLLSLGTNKEVKRDRGVSML is encoded by the exons ATGTTTTCATCTAAATACCACAGccttaaaaaaaaccttacaaacaaaataagaaatagGCACACTTACCAGTTTCAAATGCATTATCAACAAATTGGGGCATTTGGTCAATTGGCACACAAAATATTTACCATAAaaacaatacagaaaaaatcTGCAATTTGGTATTGTTGCAATTGGCAAACAAGGATCCTCAAGGCATCTCTCCTCTCATCCTCATCCTCTTCAGTGGGGTCCATGTTACCTCCAGATCTCGTCACCAGGTGGTTTCCCCCCCACCTTCCTCCAGTGGTGTCCCTCCAGATCTCGTCACCAG GTGGTTCCTCCCCACCTTCCTCTCCAGTGGTGTCCCTCCAGATCTCGTCACCAGGTGGTTCCTCCCCACCTTCCTCTCCAGTGGTGTCCCTCCAGATCTCGTCACCAGGTGGTTCCTCCCCACCTTCCTCTCCAGTGGTGTCCCTCCAGATCTCGTCACCAGGTGGTTCCTCCCCACCTTCCTCTCCAGTGGTGTCCCTCCAGATCTCGTCACCAGGTGGTTCCTCCCCACCTTCCTCTCCAGTGGTGTCCCTCCAGATCTCGTCACCAGGTGGTTCCTCCCCACCATCCTCTCCAGTGGTGTCCCTCCAGATCTTGTCACCAGCTGGTTCCTCCCCACCTTCCTCTCCAGTGGGGTCCATGTTACCTCCAGATCTCGTCACCAGGTGGTTCCTCCCCACCTTCCTCTCCAGTGGTGTCCCTCCAGATCTCGTCACCAGGTGGTTCCTCCCCACCTTCCTCTCCAGTAGTGTCCCTCCAGATCTCGTCACTAGGTGGTTCCTACCCAACTTCCTCTCCAGTGGTGTCCCTCCAGATCTCGTCACCAGGTGGTTCCTCCCCACCTTCCTCTCCAGTGGTGTCCCTCCAGATCTCGTCACCAGGTGGTTCCTCCCCACCTTCCTCTCTAGTGGTGTCCCTCCAGATCTCGTCACCAGGTGGTTCTGTCTTACCTTCCTCTCCAGTGGTGTCCCTCCAGATCTCGTCACCAGGTGGTTCCTCCCCACCTTCCTCTCCAGTGATGTCCCTCCAGATCTCGTCACCAGGTGGTTCCTCCCCACCTTCCTCTCCAGTGGTATCCCTCAAGATCTCGTCACCAGGTGGTTCCTCCCCACCTTCCTCTCCAGTGGGGTCCCTCCAGATATCGTCACTAGGTGGTTTCTCCCCCTCTGTCTCCTCTCTCTTGGAACCAATAAGGAAGTAAAGAGGGATAGAGGTGTATCAATGCTTTAA